In Armatimonadota bacterium, the following proteins share a genomic window:
- a CDS encoding aldo/keto reductase, with protein MQRVSIPHTSLNVSRLCLGTGVFGARIKGDNATRVVEEYLRLGGNFIDTAHCYAFWEPDGEAGCSEREIGRILRELGVREQVVLATKGAHPDGGPKYPRPDRYMSPEVVAQDIAESLQRLQIDTIDLYYLHRDDTRVPVDEIVDALNEHIRAGHIRYLGASNWRRERIEQANRYASERGLQGFVISQVQWSLAVPNWQMGEDPTVRYVTPEDAEWYAQAGIPIAAYTSTAQGYFAGAPKGEEQFGNSVNAARRERALQLAQQLGVTPTQVALAWLLHQKPLTIPIFMTGNLQHLRECMAAAEVRLTPEQVRWLVEGD; from the coding sequence ATGCAACGGGTTTCGATCCCTCATACCTCCCTGAACGTATCCCGACTCTGTCTGGGCACAGGTGTCTTTGGTGCGCGAATCAAAGGCGATAACGCCACCCGTGTGGTGGAAGAATACCTGCGCCTCGGCGGGAACTTTATCGATACGGCACACTGTTACGCCTTCTGGGAACCCGATGGCGAAGCAGGCTGTAGCGAGCGTGAGATAGGCAGAATCCTGCGCGAGCTGGGTGTTCGTGAGCAGGTGGTACTGGCAACCAAAGGCGCACACCCCGATGGAGGACCCAAATACCCTCGCCCCGACCGCTATATGTCGCCGGAAGTCGTCGCGCAGGATATCGCTGAAAGCCTGCAACGTCTGCAAATAGATACCATAGACTTGTACTACCTGCACCGTGACGACACGCGCGTGCCTGTAGATGAAATCGTCGACGCCCTGAATGAGCACATCCGGGCGGGGCACATTCGCTACCTTGGCGCGAGCAACTGGCGCAGGGAGCGTATCGAACAGGCAAACCGCTACGCCTCTGAGCGCGGCTTGCAGGGGTTCGTCATTTCGCAGGTGCAGTGGAGCCTGGCGGTTCCCAACTGGCAGATGGGCGAAGACCCTACCGTCCGCTATGTTACCCCTGAAGATGCTGAGTGGTATGCACAGGCAGGCATCCCCATCGCCGCCTACACCAGCACCGCGCAGGGCTACTTCGCGGGCGCACCCAAAGGCGAAGAGCAGTTCGGCAACTCCGTAAACGCTGCAAGACGCGAACGTGCCCTTCAGCTGGCGCAACAGCTGGGTGTCACGCCGACGCAGGTGGCACTGGCATGGCTGCTGCACCAGAAGCCCTTGACCATCCCCATCTTCATGACGGGTAATCTGCAACACCTGCGCGAGTGCATGGCTGCCGCAGAGGTGCGGTTGACACCCGAACAGGTACGGTGGCTCGTAGAGGGAGATTGA